The following proteins come from a genomic window of Denitromonas sp.:
- the proW gene encoding glycine betaine/L-proline ABC transporter permease ProW: MSDQTASNPWAAAAPAEAPAPAEANPWAAPAGGTSAPVAPVEAPAPDSAPANPWGGAAPAPAEAPAAANGDWLGTPPATPVDVPFDWAHPFNDAVIPLDTWVDQGLNWTVDNFRPFFQAIRLPIDATLTGIEQALLAVPAFLMIILFGLIAWQVSGRRLAIGSVLSLIVIGLIGAWDEAMVTLSLVLTSVFFCMVIGLPTGIIMARNDKLEGIARPVLDAMQTTPAFVYLVPVVMLFGIGNVPGVVVTIVFALPPLIRLTNLGIRQVRPDLIEASRAFGASPWQLLSRVQLPLAMPTIMAGINQTLMLSLSMVVIASMIAVGGLGQMVLRGIGRLDMGLATVGGLGIVILAIMLDRITQAMAGGKSAPGRWYDTGPLGALRRLFGKSATS; encoded by the coding sequence ATGAGCGACCAGACCGCCAGCAATCCCTGGGCTGCCGCCGCGCCGGCCGAGGCGCCCGCGCCCGCCGAGGCCAATCCATGGGCCGCGCCGGCCGGCGGCACGTCGGCGCCGGTCGCCCCGGTTGAGGCGCCCGCGCCCGACAGCGCCCCCGCCAACCCCTGGGGCGGTGCTGCGCCGGCCCCGGCCGAGGCGCCGGCCGCCGCCAATGGCGACTGGCTGGGCACGCCGCCAGCCACGCCGGTCGACGTTCCCTTTGACTGGGCGCACCCCTTCAACGATGCGGTGATCCCGCTCGACACCTGGGTCGATCAGGGCCTGAACTGGACGGTGGACAACTTCCGCCCCTTTTTCCAGGCCATTCGCCTGCCCATCGACGCCACGCTGACCGGCATCGAACAGGCGCTGCTGGCGGTGCCGGCCTTCCTGATGATCATCCTGTTCGGCTTGATCGCCTGGCAGGTCAGCGGCCGCCGCCTGGCTATCGGCTCGGTGCTGTCGCTGATCGTGATCGGCCTGATCGGTGCCTGGGACGAGGCCATGGTCACCCTCTCGCTGGTGCTCACCTCGGTGTTCTTCTGCATGGTCATCGGCTTGCCGACGGGCATCATCATGGCGCGCAACGACAAGCTCGAAGGCATTGCCCGACCGGTGCTCGACGCCATGCAGACCACGCCGGCCTTCGTCTACCTGGTGCCGGTGGTGATGCTCTTCGGCATCGGCAATGTGCCGGGGGTGGTGGTGACCATCGTCTTCGCCCTGCCGCCGCTGATCCGCCTCACCAACCTCGGCATCCGCCAGGTGCGGCCCGACCTCATCGAAGCCTCACGCGCCTTCGGCGCCTCGCCCTGGCAACTGCTCAGCCGCGTGCAGCTGCCGCTGGCCATGCCGACCATCATGGCCGGCATCAACCAGACGCTGATGCTCAGTCTGTCGATGGTGGTCATCGCCTCGATGATCGCCGTCGGCGGCCTCGGCCAGATGGTGCTGCGCGGCATCGGCCGGCTCGACATGGGCCTGGCCACCGTCGGCGGGCTGGGCATCGTGATCCTCGCGATCATGCTCGATCGCATCACCCAGGCCATGGCCGGCGGCAAGAGCGCCCCCGGCCGCTGGTACGACACCGGACCGCTCGGCGCCCTGCGCCGCCTGTTCGGCAAGTCGGCCACGTCCTGA
- the proX gene encoding glycine betaine/L-proline ABC transporter substrate-binding protein ProX: MRFSRLSRTLRGAALAVAAGFSLAAFAADMPGKGVTVQPLKSSIAEETFQTELVMQGLKDLGYTVEPIKEIEYAAGHVALANGDATFMADHWDPLHIDFYEKAGGDAKLYRKGVYSPGALQGYLIDKKTAEQYGIKSIDQLKDPKLAKLFDADGDGKADLAGCNPGWGCEKVIEHHLDAYGLRDTITHKQGAYAAIIADTIARHKQGQPILYYTWTPYWVSGVLVPGKDVVWLQVPFSSLPGERTKVDTALPDGSNYGFQANNQRIVANRAFVEAHPSAGKLFEVMKLSANDISAQNLRMRDGENKPADIARHVAAWIKGHRATYDGWLAAARAAAK, from the coding sequence ATGCGATTTTCCCGACTCTCACGCACCCTGCGCGGCGCGGCCCTGGCCGTCGCCGCCGGCTTCTCGCTCGCGGCCTTCGCCGCCGACATGCCCGGCAAGGGCGTCACGGTGCAGCCGCTGAAGAGCTCCATCGCCGAAGAAACCTTCCAGACCGAACTGGTCATGCAGGGCCTCAAGGACCTGGGCTACACCGTCGAGCCGATCAAGGAGATCGAATACGCCGCCGGCCATGTGGCGCTGGCCAATGGCGACGCCACCTTCATGGCCGATCACTGGGATCCGCTGCACATCGATTTCTACGAGAAGGCCGGCGGCGACGCCAAGCTCTACCGCAAGGGCGTGTATTCGCCCGGCGCGCTGCAGGGCTACCTGATCGACAAGAAGACCGCCGAGCAGTACGGCATCAAGTCCATCGACCAGCTCAAGGATCCGAAACTGGCCAAGCTGTTCGACGCCGACGGCGACGGCAAGGCCGACCTGGCCGGCTGCAACCCCGGCTGGGGCTGCGAAAAGGTGATCGAGCACCACCTCGACGCCTACGGCCTGCGCGACACCATCACCCACAAGCAGGGCGCCTACGCGGCCATCATTGCCGACACCATCGCCCGCCACAAGCAGGGCCAGCCGATCCTCTACTACACCTGGACGCCCTACTGGGTGAGCGGCGTGCTGGTGCCCGGCAAGGACGTGGTGTGGCTGCAAGTGCCCTTTTCCTCGCTGCCGGGCGAGCGCACCAAGGTCGATACCGCGCTGCCGGACGGCTCCAACTACGGCTTCCAGGCCAACAATCAGCGCATCGTCGCCAACCGTGCCTTCGTCGAGGCGCATCCGTCGGCGGGCAAGCTGTTCGAGGTAATGAAGCTGTCGGCCAACGACATCTCGGCGCAGAACCTGCGCATGCGCGACGGCGAGAACAAGCCGGCCGACATCGCCCGCCATGTGGCGGCGTGGATCAAGGGGCACCGCGCCACCTACGACGGCTGGCTGGCGGCCGCACGCGCCGCGGCCAAGTAA
- a CDS encoding ferric reductase-like transmembrane domain-containing protein, whose translation MKILLGSLLAIVTLAWGMDVLSTGGSSGGTLPWVIRQEALYLSGLLSIALMSLAMFLSTRPAWLETPLGGMDRVYRTHKWAGIFAVSFAIVHWLVEEVVGDILKAMVGREGRIPKEQFTGFLEVMRDLAKDMGEWAFYLVLVMLVITLWKRFPYKTWRLVHQAMPVLYLMLALHAAMFAPTDYWTQPVGILIALLGAGGIYGALYSLVGRIGKARRACGTVTAIEQPAPDVLTVSCQLDKKWRGHRPGQFAFITFDKKEGAHPFTIASADRGDRSISFQIKALGDYTRTLGKRLAVGHAVKVEGPYGRFDMDRQDSSARQIWIAGGIGVTPFLAWLDAMQRTSSPVSADLHYCTRDRANDPFVARLEASCTALPGIRLHIHGALQGETLSAAKLAGAQAGSRQSEIWFCGPQGLADKLKLELGRIWKGRFRFHQEAFEMR comes from the coding sequence ATGAAAATCTTGCTCGGTTCGCTTCTCGCCATCGTCACTCTTGCTTGGGGAATGGACGTTCTTAGCACGGGCGGTAGCAGTGGCGGCACGCTGCCATGGGTAATCCGGCAAGAAGCGCTCTATCTGAGTGGCCTGCTATCGATCGCTTTGATGTCGTTGGCGATGTTTTTGTCCACACGTCCCGCCTGGCTCGAAACCCCGCTGGGCGGTATGGATCGAGTCTATCGGACCCATAAATGGGCCGGCATTTTCGCGGTGAGCTTTGCCATCGTGCACTGGCTGGTCGAGGAAGTCGTTGGAGACATTCTCAAAGCGATGGTCGGCCGTGAAGGCCGCATACCCAAGGAGCAATTCACCGGCTTTCTGGAAGTGATGCGCGACCTGGCGAAGGACATGGGGGAGTGGGCGTTCTATCTTGTGCTGGTGATGTTGGTCATCACTTTATGGAAGCGGTTTCCCTACAAAACGTGGCGGCTTGTACATCAGGCCATGCCGGTGCTTTATCTGATGCTGGCGCTACATGCAGCGATGTTCGCTCCGACTGATTACTGGACTCAGCCCGTCGGCATTCTCATCGCGTTGCTTGGTGCTGGCGGGATCTATGGCGCCCTGTACTCGCTGGTCGGTCGCATCGGGAAAGCACGCCGCGCTTGCGGGACCGTGACTGCCATTGAGCAACCTGCCCCGGATGTGCTTACCGTCAGTTGCCAGCTCGACAAAAAATGGCGCGGTCATCGCCCCGGTCAGTTTGCATTCATTACCTTCGACAAGAAAGAGGGGGCGCATCCCTTCACGATCGCCAGTGCGGATCGGGGTGATCGAAGCATTAGTTTCCAGATCAAGGCGCTCGGTGATTACACCCGAACGCTGGGCAAGCGACTGGCGGTCGGTCATGCCGTCAAGGTTGAGGGACCTTACGGACGCTTCGACATGGACCGTCAGGACTCGAGCGCCCGACAAATCTGGATAGCTGGCGGGATCGGGGTGACGCCGTTCCTCGCCTGGCTGGATGCCATGCAACGGACGTCGAGCCCGGTTTCAGCAGATCTTCACTACTGCACTCGTGATCGAGCGAATGACCCCTTTGTCGCCCGCCTCGAGGCAAGCTGTACCGCGTTGCCTGGTATTCGCCTGCACATTCATGGCGCCCTACAGGGTGAGACATTGAGCGCTGCCAAGTTGGCAGGTGCGCAGGCTGGCTCACGCCAGTCGGAAATCTGGTTCTGCGGACCTCAAGGTCTGGCCGATAAGCTCAAGCTAGAACTCGGGCGTATCTGGAAGGGCCGGTTCAGGTTTCATCAAGAAGCATTTGAAATGCGGTGA
- a CDS encoding 2Fe-2S iron-sulfur cluster-binding protein, translating into MTPPAMTSASLLLWIVLGILLQLALWLGISFWRHWGEYQALRAGLSAGEAAVVPHAETFSSNTEPASTVAWNGFRNFRVERREIEDGAGSICSFYLVPEDRQPLPTFKPGQFLTFRLDVIKADGSGNEQIIRCYSLSNAPQADHYRISIKRVPPPPRSGHPPGRSSNFFHDHIPVGTTLQVRAPSGHFCLDPGNNPVVLIAGGIGITPMLSMLDWCQAQQPDREVWFFYGVRNSQEAAFVPHLNAIAAANPNVHLRLCFSDPLPEDQLGEDFHHHERVSVALFRMELPLKPYHYYICGPAPMMETLVPALDDWGVPDSHIHFEAFGPASIKRRKPQTGAIEAAVPASQSDVMVTFAKSGKQVPWSPQSGSLLEFAESQGIAIDSGCRAGGCGTCQTTIRSGEVAYRQSPDYDPEPGTCLMCVCTPKTHVTLEA; encoded by the coding sequence ATGACCCCACCTGCAATGACCTCAGCCTCTCTACTGCTCTGGATCGTCTTGGGCATATTGCTGCAACTGGCCTTGTGGCTGGGCATCAGCTTCTGGCGGCATTGGGGCGAGTACCAGGCCCTGCGAGCGGGTTTGAGTGCAGGCGAAGCCGCTGTCGTTCCTCATGCGGAAACCTTCTCCAGCAATACGGAACCGGCATCGACAGTGGCCTGGAACGGATTCCGGAACTTCCGTGTCGAGCGTCGCGAAATCGAAGATGGGGCGGGTTCGATCTGTTCCTTCTATCTGGTTCCGGAAGACAGGCAGCCTCTGCCCACCTTCAAGCCCGGTCAGTTCCTGACCTTCCGCCTGGATGTCATCAAGGCCGATGGTAGCGGCAATGAGCAGATCATCCGATGCTACTCCCTCTCGAACGCCCCCCAGGCTGACCATTACCGCATTTCGATCAAACGGGTGCCTCCCCCGCCGAGGAGTGGCCACCCCCCGGGTCGCTCCTCGAACTTCTTCCATGACCATATCCCGGTCGGCACGACACTCCAAGTTAGGGCGCCCTCGGGCCACTTTTGCCTCGATCCGGGCAACAATCCTGTCGTTTTGATCGCTGGCGGCATTGGCATCACCCCCATGCTCAGCATGCTCGATTGGTGCCAGGCGCAGCAACCTGACCGGGAAGTCTGGTTCTTCTACGGCGTGCGCAACAGCCAGGAAGCCGCTTTTGTACCGCACCTGAATGCCATCGCCGCAGCCAACCCCAACGTGCACCTGCGCTTGTGCTTCAGCGACCCGCTGCCGGAAGATCAACTCGGCGAGGACTTCCATCACCACGAGCGCGTCAGCGTGGCGCTGTTCCGCATGGAACTGCCGCTCAAGCCCTACCACTACTACATCTGCGGCCCGGCGCCGATGATGGAAACGTTGGTGCCGGCGTTGGACGACTGGGGCGTGCCGGATTCGCACATCCACTTCGAAGCCTTCGGGCCCGCCTCGATCAAGCGTCGCAAGCCACAAACCGGTGCGATCGAGGCCGCCGTTCCTGCGTCGCAGAGCGACGTCATGGTGACCTTCGCCAAATCCGGCAAGCAGGTTCCCTGGTCACCGCAGTCGGGTAGCCTGCTCGAGTTTGCCGAATCTCAAGGCATTGCCATCGACTCGGGCTGCCGCGCCGGCGGCTGCGGCACCTGCCAGACCACCATCCGCTCCGGCGAGGTCGCGTACCGGCAATCGCCGGACTACGATCCAGAACCTGGCACCTGCCTGATGTGCGTTTGCACTCCCAAAACCCACGTGACGCTGGAGGCCTGA
- a CDS encoding cytochrome c3 family protein, with protein sequence MSRTLKWILATNLIVLAVLAFVYPHLMVGPGKLIPGHAKLEADCFACHAAFTGADSQRCVSCHKPEEIGRLTTAGLPVQNPLTSTPFHQKLIKSDCIACHSDHAGVKRFRPTGKFNHRLLEKTTRDECQACHKSPKDSLHQQITGNCSQCHSQDQWTPATFDHDKYFVLDRDHNVKCATCHERNDYSRYTCYGCHEHSPEKIRREHIEEGIRDFKNCVECHRSADEHDIRMPGRGGEREKGRGREHDDD encoded by the coding sequence ATGAGCCGCACACTGAAGTGGATCCTTGCCACTAACCTGATCGTGTTGGCCGTTCTGGCCTTCGTCTATCCCCATCTGATGGTTGGCCCCGGCAAGTTGATTCCGGGTCATGCAAAACTGGAAGCCGATTGCTTTGCCTGTCATGCGGCCTTCACCGGTGCCGATTCACAACGCTGCGTCAGTTGTCACAAGCCTGAGGAGATAGGAAGGCTTACCACGGCAGGTTTGCCGGTCCAGAATCCGCTGACTTCGACACCGTTCCACCAAAAACTTATCAAATCGGATTGCATCGCCTGCCATAGCGATCATGCCGGGGTGAAGCGTTTCAGACCGACCGGGAAATTCAATCATCGCCTGTTGGAAAAGACGACGCGCGACGAATGCCAGGCTTGCCATAAGTCACCCAAGGACAGCCTGCACCAGCAAATCACCGGAAATTGCAGTCAATGCCACAGTCAGGATCAATGGACGCCGGCCACCTTTGATCACGACAAGTATTTCGTGCTGGACCGGGATCACAACGTGAAATGCGCAACCTGCCATGAGCGTAACGACTACAGCCGCTATACCTGCTACGGCTGTCATGAACATTCCCCCGAGAAGATCCGGCGAGAGCACATCGAGGAAGGGATTCGCGACTTCAAGAATTGTGTCGAATGCCACCGCAGCGCCGACGAACACGATATCCGGATGCCGGGACGAGGCGGCGAGCGTGAAAAAGGCCGTGGTCGGGAACATGATGATGACTGA
- a CDS encoding cation diffusion facilitator family transporter, whose product MKKAVVGNMMMTDRSQASPSLQRYAWISIGAAIATILLKGVAWQLTGSVGLLSDAIESFVNLAGALMALLMLWLAEQPADEDHPHGHGKAEYFSSAFEGFLIVLAAIGIGYTAIERFSNPRPIEAVGIGLIVSVVASVINLLVARLLLKAGREHQSITLEADAHHLMTDVWTSVGVILGVGFVAMSGWNWLDPTIALLVAANIVWTGWQLMHRSASGLMDAALPPEKKRLIHEVFDRYVEHGIAYHDLRTRQAGRRSFISFHASVPGQWSVQEAHDWVERIEHDLRTVIPNCHITSHLEPIDDPCSMDDQALDPGRFR is encoded by the coding sequence GTGAAAAAGGCCGTGGTCGGGAACATGATGATGACTGACAGAAGTCAGGCTTCGCCCAGCCTCCAACGGTATGCGTGGATTTCCATTGGTGCCGCAATTGCGACCATCCTGCTCAAGGGGGTGGCATGGCAATTGACCGGATCGGTCGGCCTGCTCTCGGATGCCATCGAGTCCTTTGTCAATCTCGCGGGCGCACTCATGGCGCTGTTGATGCTCTGGCTGGCGGAACAACCTGCCGACGAGGATCACCCGCACGGGCACGGTAAGGCCGAGTATTTCTCCAGCGCTTTCGAGGGTTTCCTGATTGTCCTGGCAGCCATCGGCATTGGTTATACGGCAATCGAGCGATTCTCGAATCCCCGGCCGATCGAGGCTGTCGGCATTGGGTTGATTGTTTCAGTGGTGGCCTCAGTCATAAACCTGCTTGTGGCGCGCTTGCTATTGAAGGCAGGCCGCGAGCATCAGTCCATTACGCTCGAAGCTGATGCCCACCATCTGATGACAGATGTCTGGACCTCCGTTGGTGTCATCCTTGGGGTCGGATTTGTGGCGATGTCAGGCTGGAACTGGCTGGATCCGACGATTGCCTTGCTCGTAGCCGCGAACATTGTCTGGACGGGATGGCAATTGATGCACCGTTCCGCGTCCGGGTTAATGGATGCTGCTTTGCCCCCAGAGAAAAAGCGCCTAATTCACGAGGTCTTTGATCGCTACGTCGAACATGGCATCGCCTATCACGACCTACGAACACGACAGGCGGGACGTCGGTCGTTCATCAGTTTCCATGCGTCGGTGCCGGGACAATGGTCAGTTCAGGAGGCCCATGACTGGGTGGAACGAATTGAGCATGACCTGAGGACAGTCATCCCCAACTGCCATATCACTTCCCATCTGGAACCCATCGATGATCCGTGTTCGATGGATGACCAGGCACTTGATCCGGGGCGATTCAGGTGA
- a CDS encoding DUF47 domain-containing protein has translation MDAVPPRRFSPDALFRRILERLVPKAPDFYALLHEQAIHVQHTTHLLVRFMKCGDEALAREIRRDEHTADTLKIRNLHTLNEAFSTPCDREDIYRAIMTLDDVVNYCKTTVSEMHVLGVAPDDFMHDMAVQIGARALIEGYGKLALAPATAEIDADAGRKAERRVEKRYRKALAALFVGDDYLNMFKRREIYRHLSNAADRMAACANTLHDIVVKIT, from the coding sequence ATGGATGCCGTCCCGCCCCGCCGCTTTTCACCCGACGCCCTGTTCCGCCGCATCCTCGAGCGGCTGGTGCCCAAGGCGCCGGATTTCTATGCCCTGCTGCACGAGCAGGCCATCCATGTGCAGCACACCACGCATCTGCTGGTGCGCTTCATGAAATGCGGCGACGAGGCGCTGGCGCGCGAGATCCGGCGCGACGAGCACACCGCAGACACGCTCAAGATCCGCAACCTGCACACCCTCAACGAGGCCTTCTCGACCCCCTGCGACCGCGAGGACATCTACCGCGCCATCATGACCCTCGACGACGTGGTCAACTACTGCAAGACCACGGTCAGCGAGATGCATGTGCTGGGCGTCGCGCCCGACGACTTCATGCACGACATGGCGGTGCAGATCGGCGCCCGCGCGCTGATCGAAGGCTACGGCAAGCTGGCCCTGGCGCCCGCCACCGCCGAGATCGACGCCGACGCCGGGCGCAAGGCCGAGCGCCGGGTCGAGAAGCGCTACCGCAAGGCACTGGCCGCGCTGTTCGTCGGCGACGACTACCTCAACATGTTCAAGCGCCGCGAGATCTACCGGCACCTGTCCAACGCCGCCGACCGCATGGCCGCCTGCGCCAACACCCTGCACGACATCGTGGTCAAGATCACCTGA
- a CDS encoding inorganic phosphate transporter, with amino-acid sequence MDGLLALTFIAVAIVLVFDYTNGFHDAANVVATVIASRAMTPGQAVAVVGVFEFLGPLLGGTAVANTIGGFVDLSALAAGHAIAVVLAGLLGAIAWNLLTWWRGLPSSSSHALVGGLIGATVLAAGAEHVVWGTDAWRDGGQLTGVLKVVAALVLSPLIGLVAGYAIHRLARVLLRAAHPRVNTRLRRLQFVTTAALAFSHGANDAQKSMGIITLLLVLGGYLPDFAVPFWAMLACATAMTLGILTGGWRIVRTLGFAVYKVRPLHAFDSQLTSATVIFSAALVGAPVSTSHVVASSIMGIGAAERPKAVRWAKAREIGQTWLLTLPAAAAAGALALLAMFPFLS; translated from the coding sequence GTGGACGGCCTGCTCGCCCTGACCTTCATCGCCGTCGCCATCGTGCTGGTGTTCGACTACACCAACGGCTTCCATGACGCGGCCAACGTGGTGGCCACCGTGATCGCCTCGCGCGCCATGACGCCCGGCCAGGCGGTGGCGGTGGTCGGCGTCTTCGAATTCCTCGGCCCGCTGCTCGGCGGCACGGCGGTGGCCAACACCATCGGCGGCTTCGTCGATCTGAGCGCGCTGGCGGCCGGCCACGCCATCGCGGTGGTGCTGGCCGGCCTGCTCGGCGCGATCGCCTGGAACCTGCTGACCTGGTGGCGCGGCCTGCCGTCCTCGTCCTCGCACGCGCTGGTCGGCGGGCTGATCGGCGCCACGGTGCTGGCCGCCGGCGCCGAGCATGTGGTGTGGGGCACCGACGCCTGGCGCGACGGCGGCCAGCTCACCGGCGTACTCAAGGTGGTCGCGGCGCTGGTGCTCTCGCCGCTGATCGGCCTGGTCGCCGGCTATGCCATCCACCGCCTCGCCCGCGTGCTGCTGCGCGCCGCCCATCCGCGCGTCAACACCCGACTGCGCCGCCTGCAGTTCGTCACCACGGCGGCGCTGGCCTTCTCGCACGGCGCCAACGACGCGCAAAAGAGCATGGGCATCATCACCCTGCTGCTGGTGCTGGGCGGCTACCTGCCCGACTTCGCCGTGCCCTTCTGGGCCATGCTGGCCTGCGCCACGGCGATGACGCTGGGCATCCTCACCGGTGGCTGGCGCATCGTGCGCACGCTCGGTTTCGCGGTGTACAAGGTGCGCCCGCTGCATGCCTTCGACTCGCAGCTGACCTCGGCGACGGTGATCTTCAGCGCGGCGCTGGTCGGCGCGCCGGTCTCGACCAGCCATGTGGTGGCCAGCTCGATCATGGGCATCGGCGCCGCCGAGCGGCCCAAGGCGGTGCGCTGGGCCAAGGCGCGCGAGATCGGCCAGACCTGGCTGCTGACCTTGCCGGCTGCGGCCGCCGCCGGCGCGCTGGCGCTGCTGGCGATGTTCCCCTTCCTGTCCTGA
- a CDS encoding GlxA family transcriptional regulator, with product MTLAVIFVVTPNVLLLDYAGPAEAMRMAAEAGADLTVATCAPVPALATSMGVTLSGLAPLPEPLPDNALVIVAGNAQEELDYARPEAQQVIDWLARQRGRALRLASICSGALLLARAGWLDARPCTTHHALLAMLRDSAPRARVMDDRVFVDDGQVVTSAGITTGIDLALYLIEHHFGPELAARVARRLVMYARRGPNDPQLSPWLAHRNHLHPAVHKVQDAITRDPARRWTLDELAALAHVGPRHLTRLFTRHAGIGVVAYQQALRIARARQLLADPTLSMERVAEQCGFASARDFRRVWAQHADDAPRAHRRAH from the coding sequence ATGACGCTGGCGGTGATTTTCGTCGTCACGCCCAATGTGCTGCTGCTCGACTATGCCGGGCCGGCCGAAGCCATGCGCATGGCGGCCGAGGCCGGCGCCGACCTGACGGTCGCCACCTGCGCGCCGGTACCCGCGCTCGCCACCTCGATGGGCGTCACCCTGTCGGGCCTGGCGCCGCTGCCCGAGCCGCTGCCGGACAACGCGCTGGTGATCGTCGCCGGCAACGCGCAGGAAGAACTCGACTACGCCCGCCCCGAGGCACAGCAGGTGATCGACTGGCTGGCGCGCCAGCGCGGGCGCGCGCTGCGCCTGGCCAGCATCTGCTCGGGCGCGCTGCTGCTGGCCCGCGCCGGCTGGCTCGACGCCCGGCCGTGCACCACCCACCACGCCTTGCTCGCGATGCTGCGCGACAGCGCGCCGAGGGCGCGGGTGATGGACGACCGCGTCTTCGTCGACGATGGCCAGGTGGTGACCAGCGCCGGCATCACCACCGGCATCGATCTGGCGCTGTACCTGATCGAGCACCACTTCGGCCCCGAACTGGCGGCACGCGTGGCGCGGCGGCTGGTGATGTATGCCCGGCGCGGACCGAACGATCCGCAGCTGTCACCCTGGCTGGCGCATCGCAACCACCTGCACCCGGCGGTGCACAAGGTGCAGGACGCCATCACCCGCGACCCGGCGCGCCGCTGGACGCTCGACGAGCTGGCTGCGCTGGCGCATGTCGGGCCGCGCCACCTGACGCGCCTGTTCACCCGCCATGCCGGCATCGGCGTGGTGGCCTACCAGCAGGCGTTGCGCATCGCCCGCGCGCGCCAGCTGCTGGCCGACCCGACGCTGTCGATGGAGCGCGTCGCCGAGCAGTGCGGCTTTGCCTCGGCACGGGATTTCCGGCGGGTGTGGGCGCAGCATGCGGACGACGCGCCGCGCGCCCACCGCCGCGCACACTGA
- a CDS encoding EamA family transporter encodes MNASMKPVDIALALLVVLVWGVNFVVIKAGVAEVPPLLLGALRFLAAALPAVFFFRAPRLPLATYLAYGLTIAFGQFAFLFTAIHVGMPSGLASLVLQSQAFFTMLFAAVWLKESWRPSQLAGLVLAAGGLGLIGTAHGVSMPLAGFILTVAAACSWAAGNIVSRTLSRNGPVNLLAFVVWASLVPPLPFLAMSLLIEGPAAIADALGHFSLRSAGAVMYLGWGATLLGYGLWARLMSRYPANQVAAFPLLVPLVGLSAGWLVYGEALQPVHWIGGALLMLGLGVNLFGTRLMARLRSAA; translated from the coding sequence ATGAACGCGAGCATGAAGCCGGTCGACATCGCCCTCGCCCTGCTGGTGGTGCTGGTGTGGGGCGTGAACTTCGTGGTCATCAAGGCCGGCGTGGCCGAGGTGCCGCCCTTGCTGCTCGGCGCGCTGCGTTTTCTGGCCGCGGCGCTGCCGGCGGTGTTCTTCTTCCGCGCGCCGCGCCTGCCGCTCGCCACCTATCTGGCCTATGGCCTGACCATCGCCTTCGGCCAGTTCGCCTTCCTGTTCACCGCCATCCATGTCGGCATGCCCTCGGGGCTGGCCTCGCTGGTGCTGCAGTCGCAGGCCTTCTTCACCATGCTCTTCGCCGCCGTGTGGCTCAAGGAGAGCTGGCGCCCCAGCCAACTGGCCGGGCTGGTGCTGGCCGCCGGCGGGCTGGGGCTGATCGGCACGGCGCACGGGGTGAGCATGCCGCTGGCCGGCTTCATCCTCACCGTGGCGGCCGCCTGCAGCTGGGCCGCCGGCAACATCGTCAGCCGTACGCTCTCGCGCAACGGCCCGGTCAACCTGCTGGCCTTCGTGGTGTGGGCCAGCCTGGTGCCGCCGCTGCCCTTCCTGGCCATGTCGCTGCTGATCGAAGGGCCGGCCGCCATCGCCGACGCGCTGGGCCACTTCAGCCTGCGCTCGGCCGGCGCGGTGATGTACCTGGGCTGGGGCGCCACCTTGCTCGGTTACGGCCTGTGGGCGCGGCTGATGTCGCGCTATCCGGCCAACCAGGTGGCGGCCTTTCCGTTGCTGGTGCCGCTGGTCGGACTCAGCGCCGGCTGGCTGGTGTATGGCGAGGCGCTGCAGCCGGTGCATTGGATCGGCGGCGCGCTGCTGATGCTGGGCCTCGGCGTGAATCTGTTCGGCACGCGCCTGATGGCCCGCCTGCGGAGCGCCGCATGA